A region of Lepus europaeus isolate LE1 chromosome 2, mLepTim1.pri, whole genome shotgun sequence DNA encodes the following proteins:
- the CCDC54 gene encoding coiled-coil domain-containing protein 54: MYMFHTRRVKATAGKMWTSNLSKIRQSVKNAYEKCKIKHPDFFAGYPTMTSYNCDQEDVSSGEEMSLTVMLQDVKMAQIQLLKQMTDVVNSISKIQETTDRYKKQMEQLEISMNVNEDQQCMTTKDILSMKENIDTLKKKITELEKQNSCFSSHCLEVLEGEKEKETIELLHKFIQTRALNTSASTGSEISPVEKVPNHPEPIVHSEKKTISPKIKTQTKNKHHNSSRSLKRAKSNIYIYPDFNTWVKLTFVHGGKWRFFLSATKLEEFIQWLLSRPTILPKEPQIISKGECPFTRPIASFTAICLSVVNYIYCLFGSSKEEVTRL; the protein is encoded by the coding sequence ATGTACATGTTTCACACCAGAAGAGTAAAAGCTACTGCAGGGAAGATGTGGACTTCAAATCTCTCCAAGATCAGACAATCTGTTAAAAATGCTTATGAAAAATGTAAGATCAAGCACCCAGATTTTTTTGCTGGCTATCCAACCATGACTTCCTACAATTGTGATCAAGAAGATGTCAGTTCTGGTGAAGAAATGAGTCTTACAGTAATGCTCCAAGATGTTAAAATGGCCCAAATTCAACTTCTCAAGCAAATGACTGATGTTGTCAATTCAATATCAAAAATCCAGGAAACAACTGACCGCTACAAGAAGCAGATGGAGCAACTGGAAATTAGCATGAATGTTAATGAAGACCAACAATGCATGACAACTAAAGATATCCTCTCTATGAAAGAAAACATTGACACTTTGAAGAAAAAGATAACAgaactggaaaaacaaaattcttgCTTCAGTAGCCATTGTTTAGAGGTtctggagggagaaaaagagaaagaaaccataGAACTGCTTCACAAATTCATACAAACAAGAGCTCTGAACACATCGGCCTCCACTGGCTCTGAAATCTCTCCAGTAGAGAAAGTGCCCAATCATCCAGAACCCATTGTGCATTCTGAGAAAAAGACAATTTCCCCCAAAATTAAAACTCAGACAAAAAATAAGCACCACAATTCATCAAGAAGTTTGAAAAGGGCAAagtcaaatatttatatttacccAGACTTTAATACATGGGTCAAGCTGACTTTTGTTCATGGTGGAAAATGGAGATTTTTCCTCAGTGCTACCAAGTTAGAGGAATTCATCCAGTGGCTCCTGTCTCGGCCAACCATCCTTCCCAAGGAACCACAGATCATATCCAAAGGAGAGTGTCCATTCACCAGACCTATTGCGAGCTTCACAgcaatctgtctctctgttgtcaACTATATTTACTGCCTTTTTGGTTCCTCAAAAGAGGAAGTAACTCGACTGTAG